DNA sequence from the Microtus ochrogaster isolate Prairie Vole_2 chromosome 2, MicOch1.0, whole genome shotgun sequence genome:
GGTGCGGTGTGCTGCAGGGTGGATCATTCACAGAATCAAAAGAGACTTTACATCATGACACTAGGATGCCTTGCACCTTACCGAAGACTAGGAATAGGTAAAATTATGTGGTGTTTTGTTCTGTCAGGTGTTGATGGAGTGTGTCTTTAATCTGCTGTATCTTTGAGTGATTAaatgaggacagccagagctaaactgagaagccctgtttcagaaaacaaaccaaaaaaggggggcggggggaggaaaCTGGGAAGTGGATtgtgaaaagtaaaatgaaaaccattGCTTAGTATTCATTTGGAAGCCCATAGATTTGATTTGTTTATCAGTCTGGAATtgtttcattcatatatatgaatatgagaAAAGGTTCTCTAGTGGTTTTAAACATAtttacacacagagaacaaaatttGGGGAAATATGGATGTCTAGTTGTCTTCTAGTCTTCTAGTTCTGTGTCAGGTCTTAGTAAAGATGGAAAGtagagctaggtggtggtggtacacgcctttaatcccagcactttcgGGGGTAGggggcagagacagttggatcttcgtgagtttgaggacagccagggctacacaggaaatcctgtcttgtggggtggggggggtcaACTTgtaaagttatttatttacttatttgtttttgccTATTGATAGGAACTAAAATGCTTAATCATGTCCTAAACATCTGTGAGAAAGATGGCACTTTTGACAACATCTATCTGTAAGTACCTAATGTTCATCTGAGTGTCTATAAATTATCTGTTTAAATCTCTCAAGAAACTTTGAAATCTACTCACTCATTGTATATTTGATGAAGGTATGCTTGTCCTTTGATAGCAATAGACATATAAAAGGGCTGTTCTTCTAGACAACCCTAGTTCCAttactagcacccacatggtgtctcaaaaccatttgtaactccagttccagggaatcctgtACCCTCCTCTGATAAATAAGTGGTACACAGGCATATTTGCAGACAAAAGTGACCACACCGACAAaataagttttagaaaaaaacaaagtatttatttaagtTCATAAATCCATATAGAGGGGGCGTACTATTTACAGATGACCTATCCTCCCACGTTCTTTAAACTGACCTAATTTACTTAAGGGTGCCtagacaaaagaaaatgttacagAAGTTTTATTGTGTTGTATTTAGTGGAATGCTGAAAAATGGTGTATATGTTCCATTCAGGacaacttaatttttattatttttttaattgatttttattgagctcaactttatttttaattccaggTTGGTGAAGTGTGGGTAGAAAATTGTTGTGATGAATCATTTATGTTATAATTtggttttaattatatataaggGACCCTATGGTGAAACAAAGAGTCTCAGGAGGCCACAGTATAAAGATCTAAGACAACTTGttatggtggctcatgtctttaatcctataGCTTGCTtgcgctcaggagacagaggcaggtggattctcctgggtttgaggccaacctgctctacacaTAGTGAATTTCAAGCAGCCAGgtagagaccctgactcaaaaaaaaaaaaaaacaaccaaccaaccaacatgCAGAGCTAAGACAGAAATTACAACAATGAATTGTTTTCATATTATGCAGAATATTATGTTCTGAAGAGTAATGAAAGAAGCTCAAGAAGATATATTTAGGCAATTAAGACTAGAgtgtatttttgttgttaattgTTTTTAGTGTGTATATTTGTGGGGAGGGGCAGTGCATGATTACCGGTCTCCAAGGAGGCTAGAGGCATCAACagtctctggagctgaagttactggtggttgtgagctcctTGATGGCAGTGCTAGGAACAGAATGCCGGTCCTTTGGAAGCCTCATGATGGTTTAACCTTtgttaagtataaaaataaacactgatcCTTCTAATCTTGGCCATCTGCCTTGCAAGTGGGGGAATTAGTTTAAAAGTGTAAAATAGTAACCTTTGTTAAATATTGGTCAttgtaaagaaaatgtacaaaatgtcTGAAATTCCACCTCTAACCAATTTGAAGCTATCTCTGGTTAAAAAACTTGAAAGTTGATGAAACTGTcttatatatgtatctgtgtatatatacccTGTATCTCAGGCATGTCCAGATCAGCAATGAGTCAGCGATTGACTTCTACAGGAAGTTTGGCTTTGAGATTATTGAGACAAAGAAGAACTACTATAAGAGGATAGAACCTGCAGATGCTCATGTGCTTCAGAAAAACCTCAAAGTCCCATCTGGTCAGAATGCAGAGACACAAAAGACAGACAACTGAACAAATTACAAATGAACTTTCTTGCACTTGCTTGTCGCCAAATAAAGAAAGACCCATtgatttcccctcccccttttcttcagctttcctcccttgttattcttcctttctctcctcttaaAGTTTTTAATACTTTCAAGAACTCTTAAAAATGATCATGTTTGGATTgttttagttctcttatttttgtgAGGTGGTTAGGTTGAAGGCAGGAGAAGATAGGTCTGTATCCTTTCACAGTTAAGATGTCCCCAAAACTGGGAGTCAGATGATTTCgatttttagctatttttttaacATCCTGCTTTCACATTGAAGGGCAGAGCCTACAATATTGtttatttcaaaagacaaaaagaagcagcagcaataTCTTCTCTAATTCGTAGACAAGCTTAGTGTATTTGTGGTACTTTGAGTTTTAAAGACTATCTGTGGGATGCTAATCCCTGATATTGCCTTCACTCTACCTTTCGTCCTTCAAGCACTCTCAGGAGTTGGACCATTGTTATCCTTGTGAGAAAATACTAAGCTTATTTAGGTTTAAAAGCAGTTTTTCTCTCTATTTGCTGATTGGTGGGGCAGTTTGTGTAGGTAGTATTAGACTTTGATCAAAGTATTTCAGTTAAACTGCTACTAAAGCTGATGAGTGGGTTGCTTGTTAGcagatgttgttttgttttgtttttttccttccttcctgctgttaATATTTTTACTAGAGGCATTAACTTGTAGAGTATGAGCTGGTGAAATGAACTGTTTTAATATCCCAGCTAGAAATATGGCCTTTAACTGACCTAAAGAAAATTGTTATAAttggttttcttctcttgtttttcagTAAGCCCAATAATAGTGTAACCTTATACATGGAGTTATGTCCTTATAAGCCAATACCCCTAAATAAACCTGAAGCAAGTGTTTTCTCTTGGACATacaaaattacataaaaagtTTAGATGGACTTGTAacattttaagtgtatttaaTATCAACTAATACAGATTGTTAAGTGTGACCATTGAGCATTGATAATATATGGAAGAATTTCTAGACagtatttttgaaaataacattGTTATGCTATTGCTTATCTGTTGAAGAACATCCCAGATTTGCTTACACTCTGTGCCTACAATGTTGAGTTTAAAGATTTGGAATAAGAGGAATCAAGACAAATTCCTTCTATTCTTGAAACAATAGAAGTATAAAGTGTTAATACAGATATCACTGTGACCTCCAACTGACAGGTTTGGTTAAGTCCAGATCATTTTCAGGCACATTGGGAGTGGCTCTGATGGGTTGAGAATTGTAATGTGGAGACTTTTCCTCATCTCAAAGATACATGGCATTTCTTAGATTGTCAATAGTCATCAGAGGCTCAAGAAATGTTCTCATTAGACTTTAGAACAGTATAGAATGTATGTTTCCTTTCATTTAACTTTAAAAGGAAGTTTAATACTTCCTCTTAGGAAAATTATGGTAAGGAAGTCTTATTTCCAACTAGGTTAAATGGTAAAATTATCTCACAAGATGCTTATGCACATTTTATAAcacttttaagtttttatttgagAATGTGAAAGTACATAAGGTGGACTTCAGTAGTCTTGAGTGCCAAGAAAAATATGGGGTGTGgttgatgaatggatggatggatggatgtatagGGTAGTGAAATTGTAGAAGTACCATGCTTGTTTCTTGGGTATTGATTTCCTAGACAGTCCAAATCTAAGCCCAGAAAAAAAGTTTAGTGTTAAGCACCTTTACTTTCATGGATAAGCTTCAGCTTGCTCTTGCCAAGAGAAGAGGGCATAAATGATAGCATAATTAGTTTGAAGAAGTCAACCATTTTGTAAACTTCCAGATAGCAAAATAGATTTTGATATATAAAAGAGTTTTCTGAGATGACACTGCCTCTATTTCTATAACCATTTCACTTGGACTATCTAAGTAGTCCTATGAATGTATCCCTAAATGTGGTTATTGAATACCGAATAGCTGCCTCACAACAATTAAGTACATGTTATTTAAAGAGgaggataaataataaagtttgaaTTGAGTGTGTAGGCTCcctattattgtttctttttccactCTAGTCAGTGATTTAAcctaaattttaaatgtatgtataggGTCAATTGTCCTGTATCCAAGTTGCATTACGTAATTCCATCCACTTACATAAGGGGAAGATGTGGAAGAATAGAAACTGGGACTAGTCCATATGCCTGTGAGTCGGGAAATACTAAAGTAACACCCCATGTTGAGTTTGtgggttttggtttgggtttatttgttttggggttttttttctttgtttttaatatgtgcTAATAATTTCTGAGGTAAAATAGTAATTCTGTTAACTGGAAGTTTGAAGGCTGTCTCCATTTTTTCATGACAGATTGTTTTTACTGTGGGGTAAATAGGTTAAAATTCTGTATGCTATTTGAATTTAGATTCTAAAGTAAAGACACTGTAGAGAAATCTATGCAATATATAATTTGTCAAGATTAATTTTCATCTGGGGAAAGGAGTTCCTAAGTGTCTCCAAAGCAGGTCACTCAATTGAAAGTCCTCCAAAAAGAGAACTATTGGGAAGCATGGTGTGTGGTGGTGGAACAGAAAACCTCCCTCAGTTTTTGGAGGGAATATCTTTAAAGATACTTAAGTGGCTACGTTTACTTGGTGCAGTTAAGAATTAAACTTGTCAATTTTACCGTTACTGTTACATCTGAAATAAACTTATGTGATGTTCTGGTAGTGATCTGTCTATAAATGTCATGAAGCGCATTGTGCTGGGTGTTACAGTCTGCAACTATAAGTTGTGTACTGTGACCCATACTGTTTATATTTAAGACCCAATTTAAAACTCATTAAAATAGTCCAGGTATAATCAGGGCATGCTAATTCagaccttgttaaaaaaaaaaaaactggccaaTACATGGCAACGTAGCCAGACCAGCTCCACCTACAGAAGCCCCAGACCAACAAGTCTGCTTACAACAGCTATGGGGGGGGTGGGTGTCCAACTGAGGCCCTGaccctcttttttttaagtcttgtCTGAGAGGGAATTTCAGCCTGGAaacatcagaaacaaaagaatgtgGGGCTGTTCCACACCTCAGCTTCATGTCTGTCCCATTCCTATACATATCATCCTGCCCTAGTGTATGTATTGCACCATTTGTGCCCCCCTTCCTCTTTGCATTCACGATTATGAAACTTGGCTGTGGGCCCTGCCTTCCCTTTACTTCTTCCTGTTCATCTTGGTGGTATATGGGTGAGTTTAGGGATTTTTAATCAAAAGTATccacttaaaattttgttttaatgtgattaacaaatgtttaatatttctacattatatattgtattatataatatataaaacaaatattttatatttctagtcAAGATGGTCAGAATTAGCACTTGGCTTATTCCACAAGAAACATTGGATGATCTTTGCATCTTAGATACTACATCACTCCAAAATTTAGCGGTTTCAATCAACAGATTTGTCGGATCCCATAATTTCCCGATGAAGCAATGTATGATTTTTCCAGTTGGTTCTGATATAAGATCTTAATACTATCAAGTATCATCAAGGCCTGAATTTTCTTGAAGGCCTGACAATGATCAGAGGAGCTACTTTATCTCACATGGCTTTTAGGCCCCAGTTTCTCATGTGAGTAGACTGCCTAGCCTCAAACTAAGTCTGAGCTAGGAGTCATTTGgaacataaaattaatatgagACACTTGCCACTTAACAAAGCCAaatgttggtttttaaaaaattatggtcTTTGTATTGTGATGAaaccttaaatctaacatttggGAAGAGTTACTATTGGATAGaatattttggaattttctgTACTTTGAATTAGGAACTCACTGTCCTCAAGTCAAGGATATCAGTTAAGTATCAATTAAACATGTTAAATAGCTATAACTTTACAACAAGATACTGATTGCAAGAATTTGTTTCTGTCAACCAAACTTCTAGAGCCTATCTGTTTAGCTCCTGAGAAACATTGGCAACATCaggagttatttttaaagatttgagcAGTCAGTACTCCCTTAAAtgatttctatgagtttattAATAAACACTTGCCTTTTAAGCTCTGCACTACAGTAATGGTCAATGAAGTGAGGGCTATGGCCTCTAAAGGTAAGTTTAAAAAATgccatggtttctctgtagccctggccatcctggaactctttgtagactagactggcctttaattcacagagatccacctgcttctgcctccagagtattaAGATTCGTGCGTGTGGGTGCTTCCCAAGCACTCTTAATTGTTGCACTATCTTCCTAGGCCTTTAATGTTCTGTTGTAAGTAGAACATCTTACAACAAGTGAAGGACCCTTGGAAACAGCTatttgtgagacaaggtttcaccttgaacttgctatgtagctgaggctagatttgaatttttttttaaatatttatttattatgtatacaatagtctgtcagtgtgtatgccagaagagggcaccagatctcatcacagatggttgtgagccaccatgtggttgctgggaattgaactcaggacctttggaagagcaggcaatgcccctaactgctgagccatctctccagccctagatttG
Encoded proteins:
- the Naa50 gene encoding N-alpha-acetyltransferase 50 isoform X2 → MKGRIELGDVTPHNIKQLKRLNQVIFPVSYNDKFYKDVLEVGELAKLAYFNDIAVGAVCCRVDHSQNQKRLYIMTLGCLAPYRRLGIGTKMLNHVLNICEKDGTFDNIYLHVQISNESAIDFYRKFGFEIIETKKNYYKRIEPADAHVLQKNLKVPSGQNAETQKTDN
- the Naa50 gene encoding N-alpha-acetyltransferase 50 isoform X1 — encoded protein: MKGSRIELGDVTPHNIKQLKRLNQVIFPVSYNDKFYKDVLEVGELAKLAYFNDIAVGAVCCRVDHSQNQKRLYIMTLGCLAPYRRLGIGTKMLNHVLNICEKDGTFDNIYLHVQISNESAIDFYRKFGFEIIETKKNYYKRIEPADAHVLQKNLKVPSGQNAETQKTDN